One part of the Silurus meridionalis isolate SWU-2019-XX chromosome 26, ASM1480568v1, whole genome shotgun sequence genome encodes these proteins:
- the LOC124379608 gene encoding little elongation complex subunit 1-like, whose amino-acid sequence MQDTNTNKTKRAASDMPPPSAAKKPRLDAEHTKQSLISSALKTLQDSCDDLLAPNWIDALLKGKCELPSLTDEEKSVISKFCVNESLAETFLKAVLEKIKAEKESMGHELLQSLCRVYVGLCQKRGDSHKAHALAYRFLKEDFSQAPKLIMVMVTAWPSVFSCNSPLCRAIHIVCKMKAYGKMYYLLSKFLHWDTEPPETLQSHHQHTEVF is encoded by the exons atgcaggacaccaacacaaacaa AACAAAGAGAGCTGCATCAGACATGCCACCACCCAGTGCTGCTAAAAAGCCTCGACTTGATGctgaacacacaaaacaatcccTCATCAGTagtgcattaaaaacactgcaggattccTGTGATGATCTTTTAGCTCCAAACTGGATTGATGCACTACTGAAAGGGAAATGTGAACTTCCTTCActgacagatgaagaaaaatctgtcatttccaAGTTTTGTGTGAACGAG TCGTTGgcagagacgtttctgaaaGCGGTTTTGGAGAAGATCAAGGCGGAGAAAGAGTCTATgggacatgaactcctgcagtctctctgtagggtttatgtgggTTTGTGTCAAAAGAGAGGAGACTCTCATAAAGCACATGCCCTCGCCTACAGATTTCtcaaagaag acTTTTCTCAAGCCCCAAAACTGAtaatggtcatggtgacagcatggccaagtgtttTCTCCTGTAACAGCCCTTTATGCAGAGCCATTCACATCGTGTGCAAAATGAAGGCATACGGAAAGATGTATTATTTGCTCAGCAAGTTTCTGCACTGGGATACA GAGCCTCCTGAGACCCTACAGAGccatcaccagcacactgaag ttttttga